Sequence from the Sanguibacter keddieii DSM 10542 genome:
CCTCGACGTTGAGCTCACGGGCCAGGCCGAACAGCTCGACCAGCGTCTTACCAGCCGACGCGAGCGCGTCGCGGGGGCTGATGGCCTGCTTGGTCTCGACGTCGACGATGAGCTTGTCGAAGTCGGTGCGCTGCTCCACACGGGTGGCCTCGACCTTGTACGTGACCTTGAGGACCGGCGAGTAGATCGAGTCGACCGGCACGCGGCCGATCTCGGCGTCGAACGACTTGTTCTGCTGGGCAGAGACGTAGCCGCGCCCACGCTCGACGGTGAGCTCGATCTCGAGCTTTCCCTTGTCGTTGAGGGTCGCGATGTGCAGGTCGGGGTTGTGCACCTCGACGCCCGCCGGCGGCACGATGTCCGCAGCGGTGACCACACCGGAGCCCTGCTTGCGCAGGTACATCACGACGGGCTCGTCGTTCTCCGAGGAGACGACGAGGTTCTTGACGTTGAGGATGATCTCGGTGACGTCTTCCTTGACACCGGGGACGGTGGTGAACTCGTGGAGCACACCGTCGATCCGGATCGAGGTGACTGCCGCGCCGGGGATCGACGAGAGCAGCGTGCGACGGAGCGAGTTGCCGAGCGTGTAGCCGAAGCCAGGCTCGAGCGGCTCGATGGAGAAGCGTGAGCGGCTCTCCGAGATGACCTCTTCGGTCAGTGTGGGGCGCTGTGCGATGAGCACGGGGTGTGTTCCTCTCTGCATGCGTCCGCTATATGACGCATCACGAACCCGGGACGAAGATCTCCTCGCCGGGACCTGCAACTTGCTCCTGAGGACGGTCCTCTGCCCACGTGCGAGGCACGTGGGCAGAGGACCGTCACGTCAGGTGACGAACGTTCGCGTCAGACGCGACGGCGCTTGGGCGGCCGGCAGCCGTTGTGCGCCTGGGGGGTGACGTCCTGGATCGAGCCCACCTCGAGGCCGGCGGCCTGGAGGGAGCGGATCGCGGTCTCGCGCCCGGAGCCGGGGCCCTTGACGAAGACGTCGACCTTCTTCATGCCGTGCTCCTGCGCGCGGCGGGCAGCGGCCTCGGCGGCGAGCTGCGCGGCGAACGGGGTCGACTTGCGCGAACCCTTGAAGCCGACCTGGCCCGAGGAGGCCCAGGAGATGACCGCACCGGTCGGGTCCGTGATGGACACGATGGTGTTGTTGAAGGTGCTCTTGATGTGCGCCTGGCCGATGGCGACGTTCTTCTTGTCTTTGCGGCGAGGCTTGCGTGCGCTCTGGGCGCCGCGAGTCTTGGGAGGCATGTGCTCTTTCTTTCCTTGCTCGAGGTCTTCGGATCGCGGGAGGTGTGCCCGGCGGCGGAGGTGCTGCCACCGGCTCCCGGCGAACTACTGGCTGCTAGCGGGCCTTCTTCTTGCCGGCCACGGTGCGCTTGGGACCCTTGCGGGTACGCGCGTTGGTCTTCGTGCGCTGTCCGCGCACGGGCAGGCCGCGGCGGTGGCGCAGACCCTCGTAGCAGCCGATCTCGACCTTGCGGCGGATGTCAGCAGCAACCTCACGGCGAAGGTCACCCTCGAGCTTGAAGTTGCCCTCGAGGTAGTCACGGAGCGAGACGAGCTCGGCGTCGCCGAGGTCCTTCACGCGGACGTCGGGGCTGATGCCCGTCGCTGCCAGCGTCTGCTGGGCGCGGGTACGGCCGACGCCGAAGATGTAGGTGAGTGCAACCTCGAGCCGCTTGTCGCGGGGGAGGTCGACACCGATAAGACGTGCCATGTGCCTTCCGGCTCCTGTACTGCATTCGGAGGTCTGCCGCACCATCTCTCGCGGAAGTGCGAGCCCCGGCCTCCGAGCCGAGGGTGACGCCTGGACGCGGATCTCTCCGGCCAGCCGTTGGTGGTGCGCTGGGTCGTGCGTGCCCGGTTGTTCAGCCCGCCGGACAGGCACTGGTCGATCTGTGAAGCATGTGCCCTAGAGCACCGAGGCCTCTCAGCCCTGGCGCTGCTTGTGGCGCAGGTTCTCGCAGATGACCATGACGCGACCGTGCCGGCGGATCACCTTGCACTTGTCGCAGATCTTCTTGACGCTGGGCTTGACCTTCATCGTGGTTCCTCCGCCGCCGTGTGGCGCATGCGCGCAAGACAGCAGTTGATCGAGTGGTGGTTACTTGTAGCGGTAGACGATCCGGCCACGGGACAAGTCGTACGGGCTGAGCTCGACCACTACGCGGTCCTCGGGGAGGATCCGGATGTAGTGCTGTCGCATCTTGCCCGAGATGTGAGCGAGCACCTTGTGACCGTTGGCCAGCTCCACGCGAAACATCGCGTTCGGCAGCGCCTCGACCACGCTGCCCTCGATCTCGATGACACCGTCCTTCTTCGCCATATCCTCCGCTAACTCTCGTGACGAACATCCTGCCCACGATCACGTCGGCCACGCCCGGAACGGGTCCGGGAGACGTGGTCTGCCGCTGACGGCCGCCGTTGAGGGCTGCCGACGACCGCTGAGACCGTGGAGTGGTGGTGGGAGTGCACAAGCACTACACACCCAACGAAACATCTTACGGCACGAGGCCCGAAAGTGGAAAACCGCCCCCCTCGGGTATGGGTCCGGTGCTCGTCGGGGCTCGTAGGGGCTCGTGAGTGCTGGTGCGTGCTGGTGAGTGCTCGTCGGTCGTGGGTGCCGCTCAGCGCTCGCCGCCGTCGCGCTCGTCGCCCTCTCCCTCGACGGCGACGTCGTCGTCGAGCAGGCCGAGGTCGCGCGCCTTCTCGACGGTCTCGACGCTCGAGTGGGTCCCGAGCTTCTGGTAGATGCTGCGCAGGTGCGTCTTGACGGTGTTGGACGACAGGAAGAGCGACCGTGCGACGCTCGCGAGCGAGGGGCTCTCGGCCAGGCTCCGCAGCACCTGCAGCTCACGGCTGCTCAGCCGCGCGCGCGGCGGCTCGCTCGGGAACACCCCGACGGCCTCGGCGAACCCCGGGGCCTCCAGCACGGCCCGGACCCCCGGTACCAGCGGCGCGAGGTCCTCGAGCACCTCCCTCGGGACCTTGAGAAAGCTCCGCAGCAGACCGGTCGCCCGGCAGATCGACGTGGCCTCCTCGAGCGCGACCGCCGCCTCGTGCCGGTGCCCGAGCCCCGCCTGCGCCGCCGCCAGGACCAGCAGGAGGTCCAGCCGCAGGCGCGGACCGGCCACGCGCGTCGCCAGCAGCGCAGAGGCCCGCGTCACGGCGTCCTCCAGGTCCCCCGCCACGAGGTCCGTCCGGGCGCAGGCCAGCCCGACCACCTCGTAGCCGTGGTCGATGCCCGCGACGGCGGCCCGCGCCTTCGACACGTACCCGAGGCCCAGGTACAGGTCGACCGCGGCGCCCGCCAGGAGAGCCTCCCGGAGGCTCTTGGTCGCCGTGGTGCCCTGGAGGTGCTCCCGCGCCTCCTCGACCTCGGCGAGCACCTCGTAGTGCGTACCGTCACGCAGGGCGGCCTGCGCCCGGACCGCGACGACCACCACCCCCAGCCCCGACGCCGCGCCCAGGTCGCCCAGCAGCACCGTCTGCTCCGGACCGGCCGGCTCGAACCGCTCGAGCGCCACGATGGACCGCACCGTGCGCACCCCGCGCCCCTCCTGGATCGGGGCGTCCTCGACGGGTACACCGGGCGGCACCTCGAGCAACCACTCCTCCGCCTGCTCGAGGTACCCCAGGAGCGCGCAGCACAGGGCGGCACCGACCGCTGCCTCACGGAGCACGACCGGCCGGTCGACGCTGCGCGCCAGCTCGGCCCCCTGGCGGAAGGCGGCGAGCGCGCCCTCGACGTCGGCGCCGAGCAGGCGCGTCACGGCCCACTCGTAGAGCAGCGGCGCCAGCTCGCCCTTCGCTGCGGTGTCTGCTGTGTCCAGCAGCGGCCCGAGCCCGTCCTGCGCACGCTCGGCCAGGGTGGTCGCCGCGCCGAAGTCACCCGTCAGGCGCAGCGTGACGATCTGCCCCAGCCCCTCCTCCATCGAGCCGAGCACCTGGGCCAAGCCCTCCTCGGGGTGGGTGGCGCGCGGACCGACGTCGTGGAGAGCACCGTCGACCGGCGCGCCCGAGCCGGACGTCCGGCGCCGTTGCGGCCTCAGGACCGGCAGGAGGTGGGCGCGCGCCACGCCGAGGCGCGGGTGCCGGGCCAGCACCTCCTCGGGGACGGTCTCCACCACGTCGGCGACCACCTCGGGGCGCTCGGCCACGAGTGTCGCCCAGTGCAGGTCGACGAGCTCGGCGCAGGCCTCCCACGTCCGTGCGGCCAGGAGGTGGCCCACCGCCTCGTCGACCCGCCCCTGGGACGTCCGCAGGCGGGCGAGACGACGCTGCGCGACCCGGAACCGCCGCGGCTCCTCAGACCGGAAGATCTCTGCGGCCGCGAGCCGCACCGCCTCGACGTAGCGGAACCGGGCGTCGTCCTCGTCCGTGTCCTGGACGAGGAGCCCGAGGTCGAGGAGCGCGCCCACGTGCCGGGCCGAGTCGCGCAGGCCGCTGCTCGCCACGGCGTCGTCCACCGTGAACGCGCCCAGCAGCCCGGTGTGCTGGACGAACCGCCGCATCCCCTGGTCGTCGAGCTCGTCCCAGACCGCCCGGAGGTACGCGAAGCCTGCGGTGAGGTCGACGGTGACCTCCGCCACGGGAGAGACCACCGAGTGCAGCACCGCCCGGTCGACGCGCGCTCCAGGACCGGCAGGCGAGGTGCGGGCGGGCGACGGCCCACCGGGGGGCAGGTCTCTCGACGACGGGCTGCGGGAGGACGGGCTGCGTGACGACGGGCGCCGGGCGGGAGGGCCGCCTGTCGTCTGTGCGGGGAAGACCAGACCAGGGAGCGCTGCGGCGCCGGGAGCAGCCGGGGGTAGGCGCCCCGAGAACCCGCCGGTCACCGCAGCCTGCAGGTCGTCCGCCGCTGCCCCGAGCGCGGCGGACCTCACCCGTCCCTCGGTGCGCGACGCAGAGACAGAGCCCGCCAGCACGGCCCGCAGCAGCGCCGGCCAGCCACCGGTGTCCCGGACCAGCCGGTGCACCTGGTCGGGTGTGAGCTCGTGCCCCAGCGCGGAGACGAGCCCGGCGGCGTCGTCCACGCTCAGCAGGAGGTCCTGGGGTCCCAGCTCGACCGAGTCCACCGTCGACGCCAGGAGCGCGTCGGCCGTGCGGGGCGACCGTGCCAGGACGACGACGTCGAGGGTGTCGAAACGGCTCACGAGGTCGAGCAGCTCGCCGGCCACGTGCGGGTCGGTGTTGTCGTCGAAGTCGTCGACCACCACGCACAGCGGGTCGGAGCGCCCGGCCAGCGCGGCGACCACGTCGCTGCGGCCAGGGGCGAGCCCCGGCTCGACCACGCCGAGACCGGAACGCCACATCTCGTCGGCCAGCCGTGCCCAGAACGGAGCGGGCATGCCGTCGGAGAGCACCGACGGGAGACGGCACGACACCCACACCAGGTCGACGTGCGCGGCGCGGCCCCTGGCCCACCCGCTGACGAGCGCGGTCTTCCCGTACCCCTTGGGGGCCCGCAGCACCGTGAGCGGCTCGTGGCGGTCGAGCAGGGCGGTGAGCGTCGGCTTGGCGACGAGGACCGAGGGCGCGCGGGGCAGCCGGGCGGGGCGCGCGCCGTCGCGCGCTCCGGCGTGCCTCTCCGAGTCTCCCGACATCTTGTCGCCCTGCCCGCTGGCCCTTCTGCTCGAAGGACGAGAGATCCTGGATCGCCCAGGAATCGTGACGGTACCGGCGGACCTGCGTGCTGGGAAGTGGTCGGCGCGAAGATCCCCCGCCCGAAAGGCTCAGACCGGGGCGATCCGCACGCCGAGGGCAGCCAGGCGCTCTGCGCCGCCGTCCGGAGCCGTCAGGACCCACACACCGCCGTCGAGCACCGCGACGGTGTGCTCGGAGTGCGCGGCACGCGACCCGTCGCTGGTGACGACCGTCCAGTCGTCCTCGCAGACGTGCGTCAGCTGGTCGCCACGGGTGATCATCGGCTCGACCGCGAGGCACATGCCCGGCCGGATCTTGGCGCCGCGCTCCCGCGTGCGGTAGTTGAGGACGTCGGGCGCCTGGTGCATCGACGTCCCGATGCCGTGGCCGACGTAGTCCTCGACGATGCCGTACCGTGCGCCGTCACGCTCGGCCGCCTCGGTGATCGAGTCGTCGACCGCGTTCGCCACCGCGCTCAGGCGGTCGCCCGACGCCAGGGCCGCGACACCGGCCCAGAGCGCGTCCTCGGTGGCCCGCACGAGTGCGAGGTCGGCCGGGTCCGCAGCAGCGTCTCCACCGACCACGAAGGACAGGGCGGCGTCCGCGTGCCAGCCGTCGACGATCGCGCCGCAGTCGACCGACACGAGGTCACCGTCGACCAGGGCACGGTCCCCGGGGATGCCGTGGATCACGGCGTCGTTGACCGAGATGCACACCGTGGCGGGGAAGCCCTCGTAGCCGAGGAACGACGCCGTGGCCCCGGCATCGGCGATCACGTCGGCGGCGACGGCGTCGAGCCCGGAGGTCGTGCTCCCGGACACGGCCGCGGTCCGCACCGCGTCGAGGGCGGCCGCGACCACGAGACCGGCGCGCCGCATGCACGCGACCTGCTCAGGCGTCTTGTACTCGATCTTCTCGCGGCCGAACACCCCGTCGCCCCCGTCAGCCCTGGAGCTGGTCGAGCGCGGAGAGCAGACGAGCCGTGACCTCGTCGACCGAGCCGATGCCGTCGACCTGCGCGAGCGCGTCGCGGTCGGCGTACAGCGCGGCGATCGGAGCGGTCTGCTCCGCGTACACCGAGAGGCGGTGCCGGATGACGGGCTCGGTGTCGTCGGCACGGCCCTCGATCTCGGCACGACCGAGGAGGCGCTCCACGACGACCTCGGGGTCGGCGGTGATCTCGACGGCGCCGTCGATCGTCAGACCGAGGTCGGCGAGGATCGCGTCGAGCTCGGCGACCTGGGCCACGTTGCGCGGGTAGCCGTCGAGGATGAACCCCTGCTCCCCCGCAGCGACCTTGCCCGCGAGCTTGTCGCGGACCATCGCGTTGGTGACCTCGTCGGGGACGAGCTCACCCTTGGCCGTGTACTGCTGGGCCAGCTGACCGAGCTCGGTCTCGCCCTTGATGTTGGCGCGGAAGATGTCGCCGGTCGAGATGGCCTCGATGCTCAGGGACTCGGCCAGGCGTGCTGCCTGCGTGCCCTTGCCTGCTCCGGGAGGGCCGAGGAGGACGATGCGTGCGCTCAACGGAGGAACCCTTCGTAGTGTCGCTGCTGCAGCTGCGAGTCGATCTGCTTCACCGTCTCGAGGCCGACGCCCACGATGATGAGGATCGACGTGCCGCCGAACGGGATGTTGGTGCTGACGTCGAGCACGATGAACGTGATCGTCGGGATCAGCGCGATGATCGCCAGGTACAGGGCACCGGCGGAGGTGATCCTGGTGATCACGTAGTCGAGGTACTCGGCGGTCGGGCGACCGGCACGGATGCCGGGGACAAACCCGCCGTACTTCTTCATGTTGTCGGCGACCTCGTCCGGGTTGAACGTGATGGCCGTGTAGAAGAAGCAGAAGAAGAGGATGAGGAGCACGTACAGCGCGATGTGCAGCGGGGCCTCGGGCTGTGCGATGTTGCGCTGGACCCACTGGACCCAGCCGGCCTCCGGGGCGGCGAACTGCGCGATGAGCGCAGGGACGGCCAGCAGGGAGGACGCGAAGATCACCGGGATGACACCGGCCATGTTGATCTTGATCGGGATGTACGTCGTCGACCCGCCGTACATCTTGCGGCCGACCATGCGCTTGGCGTACTGGACCGGGATGCGGCGCTGCGACTGCTCGACGAACACCACGGCCGCGATGACCACGAGGGTCACCAGCACGACGATGATGAACTTCTGGACGCCACCGGCGCCGCCGGCGATCGAGAACAGCGCGGGCGGGAAGCTCGCCGCGATCGAGGTGAAGATGAGGAGCGACATGCCGTTGCCGACGCCACGCTCGCTGATGAGCTCACCGAGCCACATGATGAGGCCGGCGCCGCCGGTCATCGTGATGACGATGAGGAGCGAGGTCATGAAGCTGTCGTTCGGGATGACGTCGCACCCGGGCAGCAGCTGGCCGTTGCGGGCCATCGTCACGTAGGTCGTTGCCTGGAGGACGGCGAGGCCGATCGTCAGGTAGCGCGTGTACTGCGTGAGCTTGGCGGTGCCCGACTGGCCCTCCTTGTGGAGCGCCTCGAAGTGAGGGATGACCACGCGGAGCAGCTGCACGATGATGCTCGCGGTGATGTACGGCATGATGCCGAGCGCGAAGATCGAGAGCTGCAGCAGCGCGCCGCCGGAGAACAGGTTCACGAGCCCGAGGAGCTCGCCGGTCCCGCCGTCGGCGAGGCAGGCCTGGACGTTCCCGTAGTCGATCCCCGGGGACGGGATGAAGGAACCCAGGCGGAACAGCGCCATGATCGAGATCGTGAACAGCAGCTTGCGCCGCAGGTCGGGCGTGCGGAACGCCCTTGCGAATGCGCTGAGCACCAAGTCC
This genomic interval carries:
- a CDS encoding DNA-directed RNA polymerase subunit alpha, which produces MLIAQRPTLTEEVISESRSRFSIEPLEPGFGYTLGNSLRRTLLSSIPGAAVTSIRIDGVLHEFTTVPGVKEDVTEIILNVKNLVVSSENDEPVVMYLRKQGSGVVTAADIVPPAGVEVHNPDLHIATLNDKGKLEIELTVERGRGYVSAQQNKSFDAEIGRVPVDSIYSPVLKVTYKVEATRVEQRTDFDKLIVDVETKQAISPRDALASAGKTLVELFGLARELNVEAEGIEIGPSPTDAALAADLALPIEDLQLTIRSYNCLKREGIHAVGELVARSEADLLDIRNFGAKSINEVKDKLAELGLSLKDSPLDFDPTTADYYDGDDTEDEQYT
- the rpsK gene encoding 30S ribosomal protein S11, producing MPPKTRGAQSARKPRRKDKKNVAIGQAHIKSTFNNTIVSITDPTGAVISWASSGQVGFKGSRKSTPFAAQLAAEAAARRAQEHGMKKVDVFVKGPGSGRETAIRSLQAAGLEVGSIQDVTPQAHNGCRPPKRRRV
- the rpsM gene encoding 30S ribosomal protein S13, producing the protein MARLIGVDLPRDKRLEVALTYIFGVGRTRAQQTLAATGISPDVRVKDLGDAELVSLRDYLEGNFKLEGDLRREVAADIRRKVEIGCYEGLRHRRGLPVRGQRTKTNARTRKGPKRTVAGKKKAR
- the rpmJ gene encoding 50S ribosomal protein L36 codes for the protein MKVKPSVKKICDKCKVIRRHGRVMVICENLRHKQRQG
- the infA gene encoding translation initiation factor IF-1, whose amino-acid sequence is MAKKDGVIEIEGSVVEALPNAMFRVELANGHKVLAHISGKMRQHYIRILPEDRVVVELSPYDLSRGRIVYRYK
- a CDS encoding LuxR C-terminal-related transcriptional regulator; protein product: MSGDSERHAGARDGARPARLPRAPSVLVAKPTLTALLDRHEPLTVLRAPKGYGKTALVSGWARGRAAHVDLVWVSCRLPSVLSDGMPAPFWARLADEMWRSGLGVVEPGLAPGRSDVVAALAGRSDPLCVVVDDFDDNTDPHVAGELLDLVSRFDTLDVVVLARSPRTADALLASTVDSVELGPQDLLLSVDDAAGLVSALGHELTPDQVHRLVRDTGGWPALLRAVLAGSVSASRTEGRVRSAALGAAADDLQAAVTGGFSGRLPPAAPGAAALPGLVFPAQTTGGPPARRPSSRSPSSRSPSSRDLPPGGPSPARTSPAGPGARVDRAVLHSVVSPVAEVTVDLTAGFAYLRAVWDELDDQGMRRFVQHTGLLGAFTVDDAVASSGLRDSARHVGALLDLGLLVQDTDEDDARFRYVEAVRLAAAEIFRSEEPRRFRVAQRRLARLRTSQGRVDEAVGHLLAARTWEACAELVDLHWATLVAERPEVVADVVETVPEEVLARHPRLGVARAHLLPVLRPQRRRTSGSGAPVDGALHDVGPRATHPEEGLAQVLGSMEEGLGQIVTLRLTGDFGAATTLAERAQDGLGPLLDTADTAAKGELAPLLYEWAVTRLLGADVEGALAAFRQGAELARSVDRPVVLREAAVGAALCCALLGYLEQAEEWLLEVPPGVPVEDAPIQEGRGVRTVRSIVALERFEPAGPEQTVLLGDLGAASGLGVVVVAVRAQAALRDGTHYEVLAEVEEAREHLQGTTATKSLREALLAGAAVDLYLGLGYVSKARAAVAGIDHGYEVVGLACARTDLVAGDLEDAVTRASALLATRVAGPRLRLDLLLVLAAAQAGLGHRHEAAVALEEATSICRATGLLRSFLKVPREVLEDLAPLVPGVRAVLEAPGFAEAVGVFPSEPPRARLSSRELQVLRSLAESPSLASVARSLFLSSNTVKTHLRSIYQKLGTHSSVETVEKARDLGLLDDDVAVEGEGDERDGGER
- the map gene encoding type I methionyl aminopeptidase; this encodes MFGREKIEYKTPEQVACMRRAGLVVAAALDAVRTAAVSGSTTSGLDAVAADVIADAGATASFLGYEGFPATVCISVNDAVIHGIPGDRALVDGDLVSVDCGAIVDGWHADAALSFVVGGDAAADPADLALVRATEDALWAGVAALASGDRLSAVANAVDDSITEAAERDGARYGIVEDYVGHGIGTSMHQAPDVLNYRTRERGAKIRPGMCLAVEPMITRGDQLTHVCEDDWTVVTSDGSRAAHSEHTVAVLDGGVWVLTAPDGGAERLAALGVRIAPV
- a CDS encoding adenylate kinase, producing the protein MSARIVLLGPPGAGKGTQAARLAESLSIEAISTGDIFRANIKGETELGQLAQQYTAKGELVPDEVTNAMVRDKLAGKVAAGEQGFILDGYPRNVAQVAELDAILADLGLTIDGAVEITADPEVVVERLLGRAEIEGRADDTEPVIRHRLSVYAEQTAPIAALYADRDALAQVDGIGSVDEVTARLLSALDQLQG
- the secY gene encoding preprotein translocase subunit SecY; translation: MLSAFARAFRTPDLRRKLLFTISIMALFRLGSFIPSPGIDYGNVQACLADGGTGELLGLVNLFSGGALLQLSIFALGIMPYITASIIVQLLRVVIPHFEALHKEGQSGTAKLTQYTRYLTIGLAVLQATTYVTMARNGQLLPGCDVIPNDSFMTSLLIVITMTGGAGLIMWLGELISERGVGNGMSLLIFTSIAASFPPALFSIAGGAGGVQKFIIVVLVTLVVIAAVVFVEQSQRRIPVQYAKRMVGRKMYGGSTTYIPIKINMAGVIPVIFASSLLAVPALIAQFAAPEAGWVQWVQRNIAQPEAPLHIALYVLLILFFCFFYTAITFNPDEVADNMKKYGGFVPGIRAGRPTAEYLDYVITRITSAGALYLAIIALIPTITFIVLDVSTNIPFGGTSILIIVGVGLETVKQIDSQLQQRHYEGFLR